A single region of the Pseudomonas sp. B21-023 genome encodes:
- the icd gene encoding NADP-dependent isocitrate dehydrogenase, producing the protein MGYQKIKVPTDGAKITVNADHSLNVPDKPIIPYIEGDGIGVDVSPVMIKVVDAAVEKAYGGKRKIAWMEVYAGEKATQVYDQDTWLPQETLDAVKDYVVSIKGPLTTPVGGGIRSLNVALRQQLDLYVCLRPVVWFQGVPSPVKKPGDVDMVIFRENSEDIYAGIEWKAGSPEANKVIKFLKEEMGVTKIRFDQDCGIGVKPVSKEGTKRLVRKALQYVVDNDRKSLTLVHKGNIMKFTEGAFKDWGYEVARDEFGAELLDGGPWMKFKNPRTGREVIVKDAIADAMLQQILLRPAEYDVIATLNLNGDYLSDALAAEVGGIGIAPGANLSDTVAMFEATHGTAPKYAGKDQVNPGSVILSAEMMLRHMGWTEAADLIIKGTNGAIAAKTVTYDFERLMDGATLVGSSGFGEALIKHM; encoded by the coding sequence ATGGGATACCAGAAAATCAAGGTTCCGACCGATGGTGCCAAGATCACCGTCAATGCAGACCATTCGCTCAATGTTCCCGACAAACCCATCATTCCCTACATCGAAGGCGACGGCATCGGCGTGGACGTCTCGCCGGTGATGATCAAGGTGGTGGATGCCGCCGTGGAGAAGGCCTATGGCGGCAAGCGCAAGATCGCCTGGATGGAGGTGTACGCTGGCGAGAAGGCCACCCAGGTCTATGACCAGGACACCTGGCTGCCCCAGGAAACCCTGGATGCGGTGAAAGACTATGTGGTGTCGATCAAGGGGCCGCTGACCACGCCGGTCGGTGGCGGCATCCGTTCGTTGAACGTGGCGTTGCGCCAGCAACTCGACCTGTATGTGTGCCTGCGTCCGGTGGTGTGGTTCCAGGGCGTGCCGAGCCCGGTGAAAAAGCCGGGCGACGTCGACATGGTGATCTTCCGCGAGAACTCCGAGGACATCTATGCCGGCATCGAGTGGAAGGCCGGCTCGCCCGAGGCGAACAAAGTGATCAAGTTTCTCAAGGAGGAGATGGGCGTCACCAAGATCCGCTTCGACCAGGACTGCGGCATCGGCGTCAAGCCGGTATCGAAGGAAGGCACCAAGCGCCTGGTGCGCAAGGCCCTGCAATATGTCGTGGATAACGACCGCAAGTCGCTGACCCTGGTGCACAAGGGCAACATCATGAAGTTCACCGAAGGTGCCTTCAAGGACTGGGGCTATGAGGTGGCCCGCGACGAGTTCGGCGCCGAACTGCTCGATGGCGGTCCGTGGATGAAGTTCAAGAACCCGCGCACCGGCCGCGAGGTGATCGTCAAGGATGCCATCGCCGACGCCATGCTCCAGCAGATCCTGCTGCGCCCGGCCGAGTACGATGTAATCGCCACGCTCAACCTCAATGGTGACTACCTGTCCGACGCCCTGGCGGCGGAAGTGGGCGGTATCGGCATCGCGCCGGGGGCCAACCTGTCGGACACCGTGGCCATGTTCGAGGCCACTCACGGTACCGCGCCGAAGTACGCAGGCAAGGATCAGGTCAACCCAGGGTCGGTGATCCTGTCGGCCGAGATGATGCTGCGGCACATGGGCTGGACCGAGGCGGCGGACCTGATCATCAAGGGCACCAATGGCGCCATTGCGGCCAAGACCGTGACCTACGACTTCGAGCGCCTGATGGATGGCGCGACCCTGGTCGGCAGCTCGGGCTTTGGCGAGGCGTTGATCAAGCACATGTAA
- the clpA gene encoding ATP-dependent Clp protease ATP-binding subunit ClpA gives MLNRELEVTLNLAFKEARSKRHEFMTVEHLLLALLDNEAAATVLRACGANLDKLKHDLQEFIDSTTPLIPVHDEDRETQPTLGFQRVLQRAVFHVQSSGKREVTGANVLVAIFSEQESQAVFLLKQQSVARIDVVNYIAHGISKVPGHGPNTDSDQDMQDEEGGEASSSSNPLDAYASNLNELARAGRIDPLVGREQEVERVAQILARRRKNNPLLVGEAGVGKTAIAEGLAKRIVDGQVPDLLAQSVVYSLDLGALLAGTKYRGDFEKRFKALLGELRKRPQAILFIDEIHTIIGAGAASGGVMDASNLLKPLLSSGEIRCIGSTTFQEFRGIFEKDRALARRFQKVDVTEPSVEDTVGILRGLKGRFESHHNIEYSDEALRAAAELASRYINDRHMPDKAIDVIDEAGAYQRLQPEANRVKRIDVPQVEDIVAKIARIPPKHVTSSDKELLRNLERDLKLTVFGQDAAIDSLATAIKLSRAGLKAPDKPVGSFLFAGPTGVGKTEAARQLAKALGVELVRFDMSEYMERHTVSRLIGAPPGYVGFDQGGLLTEAITKQPHCVLLLDEIEKAHPEVFNLLLQVMDHGTLTDNNGRKADFRNVILIMTTNAGAETAARASIGFTHQDHSSDAMEVIRKSFTPEFRNRLDTIIQFGRLSHETIKSIVDKFLIELQAQLEDKRVLLEVTDAARGWLAASGYDVQMGARPMARLIQDKIKRPLAEEILFGELAEHGGVVHIDLRDDELVFDYETTAEVA, from the coding sequence ATGTTAAACCGCGAGCTCGAAGTCACCCTCAATCTGGCCTTCAAGGAGGCCCGTTCGAAACGTCATGAGTTCATGACCGTCGAGCACCTGCTGCTGGCACTCCTTGACAATGAGGCTGCCGCGACCGTTCTGCGCGCCTGTGGCGCCAATCTCGACAAGCTCAAGCACGACCTGCAGGAGTTCATCGATTCCACCACCCCGCTGATCCCCGTGCATGACGAGGACCGCGAGACGCAACCGACGCTGGGTTTCCAGCGCGTGCTGCAGCGTGCCGTGTTCCACGTGCAGAGCTCCGGCAAGCGCGAAGTGACCGGCGCCAACGTGCTGGTGGCGATCTTCAGCGAACAGGAAAGCCAGGCGGTGTTCCTGCTCAAGCAGCAGAGCGTGGCGCGTATCGACGTCGTCAACTACATCGCCCATGGCATCAGCAAGGTGCCGGGCCATGGGCCGAACACCGACAGCGACCAGGACATGCAGGATGAGGAGGGCGGCGAGGCTTCCTCTTCCAGCAACCCGCTGGACGCTTACGCCAGCAACCTCAACGAACTGGCCCGTGCCGGTCGTATCGATCCGCTGGTTGGTCGTGAGCAGGAGGTCGAGCGCGTCGCGCAGATCCTTGCCCGTCGGCGCAAGAACAACCCGTTGCTGGTCGGCGAGGCCGGCGTGGGCAAGACTGCCATCGCCGAAGGCCTGGCCAAGCGCATCGTCGATGGTCAGGTGCCCGACCTGCTGGCCCAGAGCGTCGTCTATTCCCTGGACCTCGGCGCGCTGCTGGCCGGCACCAAGTACCGTGGCGACTTCGAGAAGCGCTTCAAGGCGCTGCTCGGCGAGCTGCGCAAACGCCCGCAGGCGATCCTGTTCATCGACGAGATTCACACCATCATCGGCGCCGGTGCGGCTTCGGGTGGCGTGATGGATGCGTCCAACCTGCTCAAGCCGCTGTTGTCGTCTGGTGAGATCCGCTGCATCGGCTCAACCACGTTCCAGGAGTTCCGCGGCATCTTCGAGAAGGATCGCGCGCTGGCGCGTCGCTTCCAGAAGGTCGATGTCACCGAGCCGTCGGTGGAAGACACCGTGGGCATCCTGCGTGGCCTGAAAGGGCGCTTTGAAAGCCACCACAACATCGAGTACAGCGACGAGGCCCTGCGCGCCGCCGCCGAACTGGCGTCGCGCTACATCAATGACCGGCACATGCCGGACAAGGCCATCGACGTGATCGACGAGGCCGGCGCCTACCAGCGCCTGCAGCCTGAAGCCAATCGCGTCAAGCGTATCGACGTGCCGCAGGTCGAGGACATCGTCGCCAAGATCGCGCGGATCCCGCCGAAGCACGTCACCAGCTCCGACAAGGAGCTGCTGCGCAACCTCGAACGCGATCTGAAACTGACCGTGTTCGGCCAGGATGCGGCGATCGACTCGCTGGCCACCGCCATCAAGCTGTCCCGTGCCGGCCTCAAGGCGCCGGACAAGCCGGTGGGCTCGTTCCTGTTCGCCGGCCCCACCGGCGTGGGCAAGACCGAGGCGGCTCGCCAGCTGGCTAAGGCCTTGGGTGTCGAGTTGGTGCGCTTCGACATGTCCGAGTACATGGAGCGGCACACCGTGTCGCGGTTGATCGGTGCGCCGCCCGGCTACGTTGGGTTCGACCAGGGTGGCCTGCTGACCGAGGCCATCACCAAGCAGCCGCACTGCGTGTTGCTGCTCGATGAAATCGAGAAGGCTCATCCGGAAGTCTTCAACCTGCTGCTGCAGGTGATGGACCACGGGACCCTGACCGACAACAACGGGCGCAAGGCGGATTTTCGCAACGTGATCCTGATCATGACCACCAACGCTGGTGCCGAAACCGCCGCGCGCGCCTCGATCGGCTTCACCCACCAGGACCACTCCTCCGACGCCATGGAGGTCATCCGCAAGAGCTTCACGCCGGAGTTCCGCAACCGCCTGGACACCATCATCCAGTTCGGCCGCCTGTCCCACGAGACGATCAAGAGCATCGTCGACAAGTTCCTTATCGAACTGCAGGCGCAGCTGGAAGACAAACGTGTGCTGCTGGAGGTCACCGACGCCGCACGCGGCTGGCTGGCGGCCTCGGGCTACGACGTGCAGATGGGTGCGCGGCCAATGGCGCGGCTGATCCAGGACAAGATCAAGCGGCCGTTGGCCGAAGAGATCCTGTTCGGTGAGCTGGCCGAGCATGGCGGTGTGGTGCACATCGACCTGCGCGATGATGAGCTGGTGTTCGATTACGAGACCACGGCCGAGGTCGCGTAA
- a CDS encoding DNA translocase FtsK: MKKSTATPAPLPVPLWRQQLHYRLKEGALIAVGALCLYLWMALVTYDTADPGFSHTSNAEQVQNAAGRAGAYFADILFMVLGYFAYIFPLLLAIKTWQIFRERHQPWQWSGWLFSWRLIGLVFLVLSGAALAHIHFHPSANIPFSAGGALGESLGDLARNLLNVQGSTLMFIALFLFGLTVFTDLSWFKVMDLTGKITLDLFELVQGAASRWWEARNERKRLEAQLREVDDPVFDLGGKGDRREPAKAQLRERAEPVMTRDEPPARPVVPREVAVARESVVPRETVVARTQPAAPVIIPPTADKAPEPSKRVMKEKQAPLFIDSAVEGTLPSISILDPAEQKKIEYSPESLAGVGQLLEIKLKEFGVEVAVDSIHPGPVITRYEIQPAAGVKVSRIANLAKDLARSLAVTSVRVVEVIPGKTTVGIEIPNENRQMVRFSEVLSSPQFDENKSPVTLALGHDIGGKPVITDLAKMPHLLVAGTTGSGKSVGVNAMILSILFKSGPEDARLIMIDPKMLELSIYEGIPHLLCPVVTDMKDAANALRWSVAEMERRYKLMAAMGVRNLAGFNRKIKDAQEAGEVIHDPLYRRESMDDEPPTLKTLPTIVVVVDEFADMMMIVGKKVEELIARIAQKARAAGIHLILATQRPSVDVITGLIKANIPTRMAFQVSSKIDSRTIIDQGGAEQLLGHGDMLYMPPGTSLPIRVHGAFVSDDEVHRTVEAWKLRGAPDYNDDILNGVEEAGSGFDSGSGGGDGEDSESDALYDEAVQFVLESRRASISAVQRKLKIGYNRAARMIEAMEMAGVVTPMNSNGSREVIAPGGPRD, translated from the coding sequence TTGAAGAAATCCACCGCAACTCCAGCCCCCTTGCCAGTGCCCCTGTGGCGGCAGCAGCTGCACTACCGCCTGAAGGAAGGTGCGCTGATTGCCGTTGGCGCCCTGTGCCTGTACCTGTGGATGGCACTGGTCACCTACGACACCGCCGACCCGGGCTTCAGCCATACCAGCAACGCCGAGCAGGTACAGAACGCCGCTGGCCGTGCCGGGGCCTATTTCGCCGACATCCTGTTTATGGTGCTCGGCTACTTCGCCTACATCTTCCCGCTGCTGCTGGCAATCAAGACCTGGCAGATCTTCCGCGAGCGGCATCAGCCCTGGCAGTGGAGCGGCTGGCTGTTCTCCTGGCGTCTGATCGGCCTGGTGTTCCTGGTTCTGTCGGGCGCGGCGCTGGCGCATATCCACTTCCATCCCTCGGCGAACATCCCGTTCTCCGCTGGCGGCGCACTGGGCGAAAGCCTGGGCGATCTGGCGCGCAACCTGTTGAACGTGCAGGGCAGCACGCTGATGTTCATTGCCCTGTTCCTGTTCGGCCTGACGGTGTTCACCGACCTGTCCTGGTTCAAAGTGATGGACCTGACGGGCAAGATTACCCTTGACCTGTTCGAACTGGTGCAAGGCGCAGCCAGCCGCTGGTGGGAAGCACGCAACGAGCGCAAGCGCCTGGAAGCCCAGCTGCGTGAAGTCGACGACCCGGTCTTTGACCTGGGCGGCAAAGGCGACAGGCGCGAGCCGGCCAAGGCGCAGCTGCGCGAGCGCGCCGAGCCTGTGATGACGCGCGACGAGCCGCCGGCCCGCCCAGTGGTGCCGCGCGAAGTGGCCGTGGCCCGCGAATCGGTCGTGCCGCGCGAAACCGTGGTAGCTCGCACCCAGCCCGCCGCCCCGGTGATCATCCCGCCGACCGCGGACAAGGCGCCGGAACCGAGCAAGCGGGTCATGAAGGAAAAACAGGCGCCGCTGTTCATCGACAGCGCGGTGGAAGGTACCTTGCCGTCCATTTCCATCCTTGACCCGGCCGAGCAGAAGAAGATCGAGTACTCGCCTGAGTCCCTGGCCGGTGTCGGTCAGTTGCTGGAGATCAAGCTCAAGGAATTCGGCGTGGAAGTCGCGGTGGACTCGATCCATCCGGGGCCGGTGATCACCCGTTACGAAATCCAGCCGGCCGCCGGCGTGAAGGTCAGCCGCATCGCCAACCTGGCCAAGGACCTGGCGCGTTCGCTGGCGGTGACCAGCGTGCGCGTGGTCGAGGTGATCCCCGGCAAGACCACCGTGGGCATCGAGATCCCCAACGAGAACCGCCAGATGGTGCGCTTCTCCGAGGTGTTGTCGTCGCCGCAATTCGACGAGAACAAGTCGCCGGTTACCCTGGCCCTGGGCCATGACATCGGCGGCAAGCCGGTGATCACCGACCTGGCCAAGATGCCCCACCTGCTGGTGGCCGGTACCACCGGCTCCGGTAAGTCGGTGGGTGTGAACGCGATGATCCTGTCGATCCTGTTCAAGTCCGGCCCGGAAGACGCGCGGCTGATCATGATCGACCCGAAGATGCTCGAACTGTCGATCTACGAAGGCATCCCGCACCTGCTGTGCCCGGTGGTCACCGACATGAAGGATGCCGCCAACGCCCTGCGCTGGAGCGTCGCTGAAATGGAGCGGCGCTACAAGCTGATGGCGGCCATGGGCGTGCGCAACCTGGCGGGATTCAACCGCAAGATCAAGGATGCCCAGGAAGCCGGCGAAGTCATCCACGACCCGCTGTACCGTCGCGAGAGCATGGACGACGAGCCGCCGACGCTGAAGACCCTGCCGACCATCGTGGTGGTGGTCGACGAATTCGCCGACATGATGATGATCGTCGGCAAGAAGGTCGAGGAACTGATCGCGCGTATCGCCCAGAAGGCCCGTGCCGCCGGTATCCACCTGATCCTCGCCACCCAGCGCCCGTCGGTGGACGTAATCACCGGCCTGATCAAGGCCAACATCCCGACCCGCATGGCGTTCCAGGTGTCGAGCAAGATCGACTCGCGGACCATCATCGACCAGGGCGGCGCCGAACAGTTGCTCGGCCACGGTGACATGCTCTACATGCCGCCGGGCACCAGCCTGCCGATCCGCGTGCATGGCGCCTTCGTCTCCGACGACGAGGTGCACCGCACGGTCGAGGCCTGGAAGCTGCGCGGCGCGCCGGACTACAACGACGACATCCTCAATGGTGTCGAAGAGGCCGGCAGCGGTTTCGACAGCGGCAGCGGTGGCGGCGATGGCGAAGACTCGGAAAGCGATGCCCTGTACGACGAAGCCGTGCAGTTCGTGCTGGAAAGCCGCCGGGCGTCGATCTCGGCGGTGCAGCGCAAGCTCAAGATCGGCTACAACCGCGCCGCGCGCATGATCGAGGCGATGGAGATGGCCGGTGTGGTTACCCCCATGAACAGCAACGGCTCGCGGGAAGTGATTGCTCCGGGCGGCCCACGCGATTGA
- a CDS encoding arginyltransferase encodes MTELARLKFYATQPHSCSYLPDEQATTLFLDPSQPMDVHVYADLSEMGFRRSGDHLYRPHCQQCNACVPARIPAARFIPNRQQRRILKRNADLTVSAARPAYKEEYFDLYRRYIEQRHADGDMYPPSRDQFSTFLVRDLPFCWFYEFRLEGRLLAVAVCDLLPNGLSAVYTFYEPEEERRSLGRYAILWQITEALRQNLEAVYLGYWIKNCKKMNYKTQYRPIELLINQRWVTLN; translated from the coding sequence ATGACAGAGCTGGCGCGGTTGAAGTTCTATGCCACTCAACCCCACTCCTGCAGCTACCTGCCGGATGAGCAGGCGACCACACTGTTTCTCGACCCCAGCCAGCCGATGGATGTGCACGTCTACGCCGACCTGTCGGAAATGGGCTTTCGTCGCAGCGGTGACCACCTCTATCGCCCGCATTGCCAGCAGTGCAACGCCTGCGTGCCGGCGCGCATCCCCGCCGCGCGGTTCATTCCCAACCGCCAGCAGCGGCGCATCCTCAAGCGCAACGCCGACTTGACCGTCAGCGCCGCCCGCCCGGCGTACAAGGAAGAGTACTTCGACCTGTACCGGCGCTATATCGAACAGCGTCACGCCGACGGCGACATGTACCCGCCGAGCCGCGATCAGTTCTCCACCTTCCTGGTGCGCGACCTGCCGTTCTGCTGGTTCTACGAGTTCCGCCTGGAAGGCCGACTGCTGGCCGTGGCGGTGTGCGACCTGCTGCCCAACGGCCTGTCGGCGGTCTACACCTTCTACGAGCCCGAAGAAGAGCGCCGCAGCCTTGGCCGCTACGCGATCCTCTGGCAGATCACCGAAGCCTTGCGCCAGAACCTCGAGGCCGTTTACCTCGGCTACTGGATCAAGAACTGCAAGAAGATGAACTACAAGACCCAGTACCGCCCCATCGAATTGCTGATCAACCAGCGCTGGGTCACCCTCAACTGA
- the cspD gene encoding cold shock domain-containing protein CspD — translation MASGKVKWFNNAKGYGFINEDGKTDDLFAHYSAIQMDGYKTLKAGQTVNFEIIQGPKGLHATDIRSATSNVQASATNPGSTVEA, via the coding sequence ATGGCAAGCGGTAAAGTCAAGTGGTTCAACAATGCCAAGGGCTACGGATTCATCAACGAGGACGGTAAGACCGATGATCTGTTCGCCCACTATTCAGCGATCCAGATGGACGGTTACAAGACGCTGAAAGCCGGCCAAACCGTGAACTTCGAGATCATCCAGGGCCCCAAAGGGCTGCATGCGACCGACATCAGAAGCGCCACCAGCAACGTCCAGGCCAGCGCCACGAACCCAGGCAGCACCGTCGAAGCCTGA
- the clpS gene encoding ATP-dependent Clp protease adapter ClpS → MHVLSEIRLTFNQDRPQSHEDGHEDDGAGLAVQEAKPILQAPPMYKVVLFNDDYTPMDFVVEVLETFFNLNRELATKIMLTVHTEGRAVCGLFTRDIAETKAMQVNQYARESQHPLLCEIEKDG, encoded by the coding sequence ATGCATGTACTCAGTGAGATTCGACTAACATTCAATCAGGATCGCCCGCAGTCGCATGAGGACGGGCATGAGGACGATGGCGCGGGCCTTGCCGTCCAGGAGGCCAAGCCGATCCTGCAGGCGCCACCGATGTACAAGGTGGTTTTGTTCAACGATGACTACACGCCAATGGATTTCGTCGTCGAAGTGCTCGAGACGTTCTTCAATCTGAACCGCGAGCTGGCGACCAAGATCATGCTGACCGTCCATACCGAAGGGCGGGCAGTGTGCGGATTGTTTACCCGTGACATCGCCGAGACAAAGGCCATGCAGGTCAACCAATACGCCAGGGAAAGCCAGCATCCGCTACTCTGTGAAATCGAGAAGGACGGTTAA
- the infA gene encoding translation initiation factor IF-1, whose protein sequence is MSKEDSFEMEGTVVDTLPNTMFRVELENGHVVTAHISGKMRKNYIRILTGDKVRVELTPYDLSKGRITYRAR, encoded by the coding sequence ATGTCGAAAGAAGACAGCTTCGAAATGGAAGGCACTGTCGTCGACACCCTGCCCAACACCATGTTCCGCGTGGAGTTGGAAAACGGGCACGTCGTTACCGCGCACATCTCTGGCAAGATGCGCAAGAACTACATCCGTATTCTCACTGGCGACAAGGTCCGCGTCGAACTGACGCCGTACGACCTGAGCAAGGGCCGCATCACCTACCGTGCGCGCTAA
- the aat gene encoding leucyl/phenylalanyl-tRNA--protein transferase, which produces MLTWLTRDSLTFPPLEKALHDPNGLLAAGGDLTPDRLVAAYRHGCFPWYQDGQPILWWSPDPRTVLLPDELHVSRSLAKLIRQGRYQVSFDSDFPAVIAACAAPRDYADGTWITDTMRAAYCELHRRGIAHSVEVRREGELVGGLYGLAMGQLFFGESMFSRADNASKVGFVTLVEHLKQAGFVLIDCQMPTDHLHSLGARAISRASFADYLARHLDQPSAASWVA; this is translated from the coding sequence ATGCTCACCTGGCTGACCCGCGACTCACTGACCTTCCCGCCTCTGGAAAAGGCCCTGCACGACCCCAACGGCCTGCTTGCCGCCGGCGGCGACCTGACCCCGGATCGCCTGGTCGCAGCCTACCGCCACGGCTGCTTCCCCTGGTATCAGGACGGCCAGCCGATCCTCTGGTGGTCGCCCGACCCGCGTACCGTGCTGCTTCCGGACGAACTGCATGTCTCGCGCTCGCTGGCCAAGCTGATCCGCCAAGGCCGCTACCAGGTGAGCTTCGACAGCGACTTCCCGGCGGTGATTGCCGCCTGCGCCGCGCCCCGGGATTACGCCGATGGCACCTGGATCACCGACACCATGCGCGCCGCCTACTGCGAGCTGCACCGCCGCGGCATCGCCCATTCGGTCGAAGTACGCCGGGAGGGTGAACTGGTCGGCGGCCTGTATGGCCTGGCCATGGGCCAGCTGTTCTTTGGCGAATCGATGTTCAGCCGCGCCGACAATGCCTCCAAGGTGGGATTCGTGACACTGGTCGAGCACCTGAAGCAGGCAGGCTTCGTGCTGATCGACTGCCAGATGCCGACCGACCATCTGCACAGCCTGGGTGCCCGCGCCATCAGCCGGGCCAGCTTCGCCGATTACCTGGCGCGCCATCTGGACCAGCCCAGTGCGGCCAGCTGGGTTGCCTAG
- the lolA gene encoding outer membrane lipoprotein chaperone LolA — translation MRAIRMLLVSALATASLSAHAGEQDVQRLTQLLEKSQTIEANFSQLTLDAGGTSLQETSGKMTVKRPGLFYWHTDAPQEQVVVSDGKNVTLWDPDLEQATVKKLDVRLNQTPALLLSGDVSKISQSFDITSKEQGEVMDFTLKPKTKDTLFDSLRVSFRRGLINDMQLIDSVGQRTNILFNGVKANQAVPDSKFKFDIPKGADVIKE, via the coding sequence ATGCGCGCGATTCGCATGCTGTTGGTTTCTGCCCTGGCCACGGCCAGCCTGTCGGCCCACGCCGGCGAACAGGACGTCCAGCGCCTGACGCAATTGCTGGAGAAGTCGCAGACCATCGAGGCCAATTTCTCCCAGTTGACCCTGGATGCTGGTGGCACCAGTCTGCAGGAGACCAGCGGCAAGATGACCGTCAAGCGTCCGGGCCTGTTCTACTGGCATACCGACGCGCCCCAGGAGCAAGTGGTGGTGTCCGACGGCAAGAACGTCACCCTGTGGGACCCGGACCTGGAGCAGGCCACCGTCAAGAAGCTCGATGTGCGCCTGAACCAGACGCCGGCGCTGCTGCTGTCCGGTGACGTCTCGAAGATCAGTCAGAGCTTCGACATCACCTCCAAGGAGCAGGGCGAGGTCATGGACTTCACCTTGAAACCCAAGACCAAGGACACCCTGTTCGACTCGCTGCGCGTGTCGTTCCGCCGGGGGTTGATCAATGACATGCAGCTGATCGACAGCGTCGGCCAGCGCACCAACATCCTGTTCAATGGCGTCAAGGCCAACCAGGCGGTGCCGGACAGCAAGTTCAAGTTCGACATCCCCAAAGGCGCGGACGTCATCAAGGAGTAA
- a CDS encoding replication-associated recombination protein A — MDLFRSEPVAQPLAARLRPSNLDEYVGQEHLLARGKPLREALEQGALHSMIFWGPPGVGKTTLARLLAQFCDAHFETVSAVLAGVKEIRQAVEVAKQQAGQYGRRTILFVDEVHRFNKSQQDAFLPYVEDGTLIFIGATTENPSFELNNALLSRARVYVLKSLDEAALRKLVDRALSEERGLGKRNLRVGDEAFKMLMAAADGDGRRMLNFLENASDLAEDGGEIGVELLQSLLGDSRRRFDKGGEAFYDQISALHKSVRGSNPDGALYWYARMLDGGCDPLYIARRVVRMASEDIGNADPRALSLCLAAWDVQERLGSPEGELAVAQAITYIACAPKSNAVYMGFKAAMREAAEHGSLEVPLHLRNAPTKLMKQLGYGDEYRYAHDEPDAYAAGEDYFPEQLEPRQYYQPVPRGLELKIGEKLKHLAELDRASPRQRRKP; from the coding sequence ATGGACCTGTTTCGAAGCGAACCCGTCGCCCAGCCCCTGGCCGCCCGCCTGCGCCCGTCGAACCTGGACGAGTATGTCGGCCAGGAGCACCTGCTGGCGCGCGGCAAGCCGCTGCGCGAGGCGCTGGAGCAGGGTGCGCTGCACTCGATGATCTTCTGGGGCCCGCCCGGGGTGGGCAAGACCACCCTGGCGCGGCTGCTGGCGCAGTTTTGCGACGCCCACTTCGAAACGGTCTCGGCGGTGCTGGCTGGGGTCAAGGAGATCCGCCAAGCCGTCGAGGTGGCCAAGCAGCAGGCCGGCCAGTATGGTCGGCGCACCATCCTGTTCGTCGATGAAGTGCATCGTTTCAACAAGTCGCAACAGGACGCTTTCCTGCCCTACGTGGAAGACGGCACGCTGATCTTCATCGGCGCGACTACCGAAAACCCGTCCTTCGAACTGAACAACGCGCTGCTGTCGCGGGCGCGGGTCTATGTACTCAAGAGCCTGGACGAGGCCGCGCTGCGCAAACTGGTCGATCGCGCCCTGAGCGAGGAGCGCGGCCTGGGCAAGCGCAACCTGCGGGTGGGTGACGAAGCCTTCAAGATGCTCATGGCCGCCGCCGACGGCGATGGCCGGCGCATGCTCAACTTCCTCGAGAACGCCTCGGACCTGGCTGAAGATGGCGGCGAGATCGGCGTCGAACTGCTGCAGAGCCTGCTCGGTGACAGCCGCCGCCGCTTCGACAAGGGTGGCGAGGCGTTCTATGACCAGATATCGGCGCTGCACAAGTCGGTGCGTGGTTCCAACCCGGACGGTGCGCTGTACTGGTATGCACGTATGCTCGACGGTGGCTGCGACCCGTTGTACATCGCCCGGCGGGTGGTGCGCATGGCCAGCGAGGACATCGGCAACGCCGACCCCCGCGCCCTGAGCCTGTGCCTGGCAGCCTGGGACGTGCAGGAGCGCCTGGGCAGCCCAGAAGGCGAGCTGGCGGTGGCCCAGGCCATCACCTACATCGCCTGCGCGCCAAAAAGCAACGCGGTGTACATGGGCTTCAAGGCGGCGATGCGCGAGGCGGCCGAGCACGGCTCGCTGGAAGTGCCGCTGCACCTGCGCAACGCGCCGACCAAACTGATGAAGCAACTGGGCTATGGCGATGAGTACCGCTACGCTCATGACGAGCCGGACGCCTATGCCGCCGGTGAGGACTATTTTCCCGAGCAGCTCGAACCGCGCCAGTACTATCAGCCAGTGCCCCGCGGGCTGGAACTGAAAATCGGCGAGAAGCTCAAGCACCTGGCCGAACTCGATCGTGCCAGCCCCCGCCAGCGGAGAAAACCTTGA